GGATAAGAAATTTGTGTTCATGTTTGATCAAGCTGGAAGCAGCGAAAAGGAACTTCTAGGTGGTAAAGGGGCAAATTTAGCTGAAATGACCCGTATTGGCTTACCGGTTCCTTATGGTTTTACAATTTCTACTGCGGCATGTAACGCTTACTTCGAGGCAGGACAGGTCATTTCGTCCCAAGTAGAAATGCAGGTGATCGAAGCCCTCCAAACACTCGAAGCAAAAACCGGAAAACGATTAGGGGATCCAACAAACCCGCTTCTTGTTTCTGTTCGGTCAGGCGCCGTACATTCTATGCCTGGAATGATGGACACTGTTTTGAACCTCGGAATGAATGATGAAACGGTAGAAGGAATGGCTGAACTTACAAACAATTCTCGATTTGCCTATGATTCCTACCGCAGATTTATTCAAATGTTTAGTAATGTTGTGCTTGGTTTAGATAACTATTACTTCGAACGGCACTTAGAAGATACCCGCGAAGAAAAAGGTTACCATTCCGATACAGAACTAACAGCTGAAGATTGGAAGCAAGTGATCAAAGAATTCAAAACCATTGTACTCACCTATACAAAAAAAAGCTTTCCAGAGGATCCAAGGGAACAATTATTCCTTACGATCAATGCGGTGTTTGACTCTTGGAATAACCAACGAGCTGTTTTGTACCGACGTCTTCACCATATCCCCGGTCATCTCGGTACAGCAGTAAATATTCAAAGCATGGTATTTGGAAATATGGGTGAAGATTCTGGTACGGGAGTAGCTTTCACGCGCAACCCATCCACCGGGGAGTCTGAACTTTATGGCGAATACTTGATTAATGCGCAAGGGGAAGACGTAGTTGCAGGAATTCGAACACCTCAGCCCATTGCCTCGCTGGAACAAGATATGCCGGATGTTTATCAGCAGCTGCTTGAAACCTGTCAGCTGTTAGAGAATCATTACCAGGATATGCAGGACATTGAATTTACCGTAGAAAGCGGAAAGTTATTTATCCTCCAAACTCGGACAGGTAAACGGACTGCCCAGGCAGCTATCCGAATCGCCGTGGAAATGGTAAGGGAAAACATTATGGATAAAAGGCATGCTCTCTTACGCGTCGATCCTGATCAACTCGACCAGCTGCTTCATCACCGCATCGACCCTGAACACAACTTGACAAAGTTAGCCGCCGGATTGCCCGCCTCCCCGGGAGCAGCCACAGGCCAAGTCGTATTTGATGCGGATGAAGCCGAAGTATTATCCAAAGACGGGAAAAAAGTAATCCTCGTCCGCCCGGAAACAACACCTGAGGACATCCATGGAATCGTGGCTTCCCAAGCTACTATTACAAGTCGGGGTGGTATGACAAGCCATGCAGCGGTTGTAGCCAGAGGTATGGGAAAAGCTTGTATATGCGGCTGTGAATCCTTAAAGATTAACTTAGACTCCAAGCAATTCAACGTAGAATCTACCACTGTAAAGCATGGCGACACCATTACGATAGACGGTACAACAGGAGAAATCTTTCTTGGAGAAATTCCGATGATTGAACCGGAGCTTTCGGACGAATTTAAATTACTGCTCAGCTGGGCCGATGAAGAAACAAAAATGGGAGTAAGGGCAAATGCTGATAACTCAGTCGATGCACAAAAAGCACTCGAATTTGGAGCTGTCGGCATCGGACTCTGCCGAACAGAGCATATGTTTATGGATTCCTCTCGGATCCCAACGGTGCAAAGCATGATTCTTTCTGAAACTATGGAAGAACGCAAAGAAGCTCTCGATAAGCTTCTGCCCATGCAGCAGCAGGATTTTGAGACCATTTTTGAAACGATGCAGGGACATCCCATTACGATACGATTATTGGATCCTCCCCTTCACGAGTTTTTACCGGATAAAGAAGACCTTTTGATTGAAGTAACCAAGCTGCAAATGAAGAACGCTGACGCAAGCGAGTTACAAGAGAAGCAAAACATTTTACGAAAAGTAAGGCTCTTAGAGGAATCGAATCCTATGTTAGGGCTCAGGGGCTGCCGGTTAGCCATGATCCATCCTGAAATTTACGAAATGCAGGTCAAGGCCATCTTTAATGCCACGGCCAACGTAATGAAAAGAGGAATTAAAGTAAAACCAGAAATCATGATTCCATTGGTCAGCCATGTAAACGAACTAAAAGAAATGCGTCAACTGGTCAATCAGATGGCTGAACAAGCTAAAGACGAAACAGGCCAAGAATTCGACTACCAAATTGGAACCATGATTGAAACGCCCCGCGCCGCACTTACAGCAGATCAAATCGCTGAAAAAGCTGACTTTTTCTCGTTTGGAACGAACGATCTGACTCAAACCACCTTTGGATATAGCCGAGACGATGCAGAAGGAAAATTTCTTCAGCATTATGTGGAAAACAATGTACTACCAAGAAACCCATTTGTATCATTAGACCAGGAAGGTGTAGGCAAACTTGTGGAAAGTGGCGTGGAACTAGGCAGAAAAGCAAACCCTGTACTAAAAACCGGTATTTGCGGAGAGCATGGCGGTGAGAAAGAATCGATTCAGTTCTGCTTCGATTTAGGGATGGATTATGTCAGCTGCTCCCCTTTCCGAGTTCCTTCTGCACGTCTTGCAGCAGCCCAGGCAACAATTAGAAATGAGCAGCGTAAAGCGATGAAGGTACCTCAGTACAATTAATATTGAAAAAAGGAAGACCCTCTTCTCCACCCTTTTGAAAAAAATAATGAAACTTACGTAGTAACTGGGAGCCCTAAGCAATACTTATAGTATTGCTTAGGGCTCCCTTCTATCTATTCCAATTATTCAATTATCGGCAAAATTTAACACAAAAATCAAACCTCAGCATCCCTTCATAAATCGATGCTGAGGCCCTAAAAGATAATAGTTACATTTATTCGAAGTCCTGCGTGTATTTGTTTTACCCCATGTCTGAATTTGCGATTATTCCCTTCTGCTTTCATCAATAAAAGACCTTATTGACACTCTACATTGCTTTCGAGGATTCATCAGAGCCATTAAGTAATTTATCCTTCTTAAATAATTTTAATATCAATGGTAACACCAAAACAATAATAGCTAGTGTTAATAAAATTGCGGAGATCGGTCTTGTAAAAAATGAAAAAATGTTTCCATTACTCATTACTAATGTCCGCCTTAAGCTTGCTTCCATCATGGGACCTAAAATTAAAGCTAGTATGACAGGTGATGCTGAAAAATCATACCGCAGCATCAAATAACCTATGATACCTGAGATTAGCATGACATAAACATCAAACATACTATTCCCTAAGGAGTATGAGCCTACTACACATAAAACTAAAATTACAGGAGTCAATATCGCTTTTGGTATAGCTAGTACTTTAGCGAATAAACGAATTCCAAGCAATCCATAAATCATGATCATTACATTAGCTAAAATCATTCCTATAAACAATGAATAAACAATTTCTCCATTTTGTTGAAAGAGCTGAGGGCCAGGTTGAATTCCTTGCACCATTAATGCTCCTAATAACACAGCTGTAACTGCATCACCTGGAATCCCTAAAGTCAATAAAGGGATCATGGCTCCGCCCGTTGAACCATTATTAGCTGCTTCCGGGGCAGCTACACCTTCTAAGTTTCCTTTATTGAATTCATCTTTGTTTTTAGCGAAGGTTGAAGCTACATTATAAGCAACAAATGCCCCTATATCTCCACCAGCCCCAGGGATCATTCCAATGAATGTTCCAATACCCGTGGATCTTAAAATTGTAAGAATAATAGTTCTAAACTCTTCCCACTTTAATGATATTTTTTTCACCTTTTGAATTACATTCCGCTTTGAAATTAGCTCCTCCAATGATTGAAAAGCTTGAGCTGCCGCAAATAATCCAATCATTACAGGAATAAAATTGATTCCTCCAGTTAAATTATAGTTTCCGAAAGTGAAACGGGGAAAGCCTCCCATTGGATCCGTACCAATCGTGGAGATTAAAAGACCTACCGCTCCAACAATTAAACCTTTCACCATAGATTTTCCTGCTACACTAGTAATTACAGCCAAACCAAATACCGCTAAAGCAAAGGTTTCCTGTGCGCTGAAGTTTAAAGCGAATTTGGCTAATTGTGGAGCAATAAATATTAGAACGAATACACTTAATATTCCTCCAATACTAGAGGAAAGTGTTGCAGTAGTGAGTGCCTTGTAGGCAAACCCTCTTTTTGTCAATTCATACCCTGCAATAGCCGTTGCTGCTGAAGATGGGGTACCTGGTGTTCTAAGTAATATTGCTGCAATGGAACCACCATATATTGCCCCAAAATAAACACCTATGAGAAGTAGAATCCCCGCAATGGGCTCCATACTAAAAGTAACGGGTAATATTAATGCCACTCCCATAGTTGCTGTTAAGCCTGGAAGAGCTCCAATAGATATGCCTATCGCACAACCTATTATTATAGCTAATAGAGAGTGGAAATCAGAAAAATTACCAATTGCAGTTATTATGATATCCATTATTTAATCCCTCCTTTATATTAAAATTCCTGGCGGCAAAGGTACATTTAATAATTGTTGAAAAAAAACATAAATAAACAAAACTGCCCCTAATGGTACAGAAATGAAATAAACTTTTCTATTTACTTTCCCAATCCAAAGGATAAAAATTAAAAAAGCAACGGTACTGACATAAAACCCAATATAGGGGAGGGAAATAACGTAGACGAGGAATAGGCCTACATACAAGAATATTATTTTAACTTTTGGTTTAGGATTTTCGTTTTTAAAAAATAAACTTTTAACCAAAAGAATAGTACCCAATGCCATTAATATTATCGAGTATATTCTCGGCATAAAAGCAGGCCCTGTTTCCGTACCTGTAGGACCTGGAAAATCCAACGTACAATAATAAAAAAAACCACCTAATAAAATTGTTATTATACTAATAATCGTGTTTTCCTTTTTCACAATTTCCCCCCTTTTTTTCAGCGAAAGAATAATTTTAGAAAGACAATCTTAAAGAGAAGGCACAGAAGTTATTTATTAAGTCATTTAAATAGTTTGATACAATAATCTAATCCTACCGGTTTGGTTTTAACTCCTTTACGATATTTTCTGAGTAACCTTCCTCTAAAACAGAGACTAAGTTCTTAGCTGCTAACATAGCAATATCAGCCCTTGTTTTACTAGTAGCTGTACCGATATGGGGAAGCGATACTACGTTTGGCATTTCTAACAGTGGATTGGTCGAAGCTGGAGGCTCTTCATAAAAAACATCTAAGCCGGCTGCCAGGATCTCTTTATCATTTAACGCCTGGATTAATGCTTTTTCATTCACTGTTTGACCTCTGGAAGTATTAATGAAAATTGCCGTCTTTTTCATTAATTTAAAATGCTCCAAGCGTATAAACTCTTTTGTATTTTCATTTAAAGGAACCAACAGTAATACAAAATCAGATTCGCTTAACAAGTCTTCTAATTCTCGATAAGCTATTCCTAATTCATTTTCTATCTGAGGATTTTGGTTTCTGTTATGGTACACTACATTCATGTTAAATCCTGCTTTTGCCCTCCGAGCTACGACTTTCCCAATTCGTCCCATGCCAATAATACCTAGAGTGGAACCATGGACATCTATTCCAAACAGGTTGGAGTCATCTCCACCTTTCCAACTCCCTTGCTTTACATATTGGTCTAATTCCGGTATTCTCCGAGCTGTGGACAGCATTAAGCCAAATACCAGATCTGCAACACTATTGTCTAAAACGTGAGGTGTATGGGTCCCTAAAATATTGCGCTTACGCATTTCAACTATATCGAAATTATTGTAACCAACGGACATATTACTTACTACTTTCAGGCGGGGGCTGAGTTTAATAACCTAGCATCAATATTTTCCCCTGCGGTTAAGAGGCCATCCACCTGCTTAAATTCATCAAGAAATTGTTTGTCTGTGCTATCTAATTTTTTATCTCGCTTATAATAATCACAGTGAGTGGCAATATAAAGTTCTACTTCATAAGGTATAGGTTTGTTAATGTAAATTTTTGGTTTCATTTAGTAAGTCCTCCACATTCAACTTTCATAATATTTTTTCACATAAACAGGTAGGAAGAGGAACAACTGATCCATTTAAGTCAAGCTCGTCATCACCTCTTACTACTTAGCAATACCTAATGATTGAATTAATTCCTTAAATGATTCATTGCTTCCTCTCATTTCTTCCTTAAATTCTTCGCTGCTCCTCGTCTTAATACCTAATCCGTTATTGTCCATAAACTTTTTGAATTCCTTAGATTCTGCGGCTTCTAAAAATGCGGTTTCAAGTTCTTTCACTACATCATCTGGTGTATCTTTTGGAGCAATAATTCCCCTCCACGCTCCTACATTTACTGATTTAACCCCTTCCTCCTTTAAAGTCGGTACATCCGGAAGTGCCTTTGATCTCTCATCAGACATAACTGCTAATGTTTTCAATTTTCCAGCTTTTACTTGTGTTAAGACCTCACCTGGACTTACTGAAACCGCCTCAATATGCCCTCCAAGTAATGACGTAATTGAAGGAGCCGCTCCATCAAATGGGACAAACTTTAAGTCTATTCCGTTTGCTTTAGCAAAAGACTCCGCGGCTAAGTGCCAAATCGCTCCAGTTCCGGAGCCACCTACACGAATTTCTCCAGGATTTTCTTTCGCATAATCAATAAATTCTTGAATAGTATCATAAGGTGCATCTGCAGGGACGGTAATAGCTGCCGGATCAAAATTCAGTTGGGCAACAGGTGTAAAATCCTTATATGTAAAGTTAGCTAGCCCTAAATGAGGGAGGGTTGTTAACTCCACTGTTCCGAGTGTTAGCGTGTGTCCATCTGGTTTTGCGTTAGCACCTTCAGACATACCCACAGCTCCACCACCACCTGGTTTATTAACTACTCCTATAGAAGTATTTAATTTTTTTTCCGCTATTTTAGCGATAGATCTAGCTACAGCATCTGTGCCACCACCTGCTGCGTAGGGAACGATTAATTCTATTTGGCCATCAGAAATACTGCCTTTATTACTGTTATGACTTGAGGCTGAACCGGAAGCATTGCACCCAGTAATTACAAACAATAGAACGATTAACATAAGAGATAATACTCTTTTCATCATTATCTTCCTCCCTTGGGTTAATTGTTTTTTCACCAATCTCACCTTCTCATTAAACAAGTCAGCCAGTAATTCAAATTCACTAATAAATAATTCGCCAAATCGTTGATTCTTTTAAATAACTCAATATAACCGAATAGTTATCGTGCGCCTCCCTTCTCTAGGCTTCTTAGCATATAATTCCATTCCGAATCAAAAATTTTCCGTATTACGGAAAGCCTTTCCGTTTATGTGGTATTAAAAAAACCTAAATAAGCTGAATATTTTAGGTTTTTTAACGGAAATTTAATTGATCGAACGTTGATTCCCTTAAATGTTAACGCTTACTTTTTTGAAAGTCAACAACATTCAGAAAATTGCAATCACTTTATGTAACCCAAAGATTTTGAGATGGAGAGAGCTGTTTCTTTGATTAATGGAGCTAATTCTTGCTCAA
This Halobacillus salinarum DNA region includes the following protein-coding sequences:
- the ppdK gene encoding pyruvate, phosphate dikinase translates to MDKKFVFMFDQAGSSEKELLGGKGANLAEMTRIGLPVPYGFTISTAACNAYFEAGQVISSQVEMQVIEALQTLEAKTGKRLGDPTNPLLVSVRSGAVHSMPGMMDTVLNLGMNDETVEGMAELTNNSRFAYDSYRRFIQMFSNVVLGLDNYYFERHLEDTREEKGYHSDTELTAEDWKQVIKEFKTIVLTYTKKSFPEDPREQLFLTINAVFDSWNNQRAVLYRRLHHIPGHLGTAVNIQSMVFGNMGEDSGTGVAFTRNPSTGESELYGEYLINAQGEDVVAGIRTPQPIASLEQDMPDVYQQLLETCQLLENHYQDMQDIEFTVESGKLFILQTRTGKRTAQAAIRIAVEMVRENIMDKRHALLRVDPDQLDQLLHHRIDPEHNLTKLAAGLPASPGAATGQVVFDADEAEVLSKDGKKVILVRPETTPEDIHGIVASQATITSRGGMTSHAAVVARGMGKACICGCESLKINLDSKQFNVESTTVKHGDTITIDGTTGEIFLGEIPMIEPELSDEFKLLLSWADEETKMGVRANADNSVDAQKALEFGAVGIGLCRTEHMFMDSSRIPTVQSMILSETMEERKEALDKLLPMQQQDFETIFETMQGHPITIRLLDPPLHEFLPDKEDLLIEVTKLQMKNADASELQEKQNILRKVRLLEESNPMLGLRGCRLAMIHPEIYEMQVKAIFNATANVMKRGIKVKPEIMIPLVSHVNELKEMRQLVNQMAEQAKDETGQEFDYQIGTMIETPRAALTADQIAEKADFFSFGTNDLTQTTFGYSRDDAEGKFLQHYVENNVLPRNPFVSLDQEGVGKLVESGVELGRKANPVLKTGICGEHGGEKESIQFCFDLGMDYVSCSPFRVPSARLAAAQATIRNEQRKAMKVPQYN
- a CDS encoding tripartite tricarboxylate transporter permease; translated protein: MDIIITAIGNFSDFHSLLAIIIGCAIGISIGALPGLTATMGVALILPVTFSMEPIAGILLLIGVYFGAIYGGSIAAILLRTPGTPSSAATAIAGYELTKRGFAYKALTTATLSSSIGGILSVFVLIFIAPQLAKFALNFSAQETFALAVFGLAVITSVAGKSMVKGLIVGAVGLLISTIGTDPMGGFPRFTFGNYNLTGGINFIPVMIGLFAAAQAFQSLEELISKRNVIQKVKKISLKWEEFRTIILTILRSTGIGTFIGMIPGAGGDIGAFVAYNVASTFAKNKDEFNKGNLEGVAAPEAANNGSTGGAMIPLLTLGIPGDAVTAVLLGALMVQGIQPGPQLFQQNGEIVYSLFIGMILANVMIMIYGLLGIRLFAKVLAIPKAILTPVILVLCVVGSYSLGNSMFDVYVMLISGIIGYLMLRYDFSASPVILALILGPMMEASLRRTLVMSNGNIFSFFTRPISAILLTLAIIVLVLPLILKLFKKDKLLNGSDESSKAM
- a CDS encoding tripartite tricarboxylate transporter TctB family protein encodes the protein MKKENTIISIITILLGGFFYYCTLDFPGPTGTETGPAFMPRIYSIILMALGTILLVKSLFFKNENPKPKVKIIFLYVGLFLVYVISLPYIGFYVSTVAFLIFILWIGKVNRKVYFISVPLGAVLFIYVFFQQLLNVPLPPGILI
- a CDS encoding tripartite tricarboxylate transporter substrate binding protein, yielding MKKQLTQGRKIMMKRVLSLMLIVLLFVITGCNASGSASSHNSNKGSISDGQIELIVPYAAGGGTDAVARSIAKIAEKKLNTSIGVVNKPGGGGAVGMSEGANAKPDGHTLTLGTVELTTLPHLGLANFTYKDFTPVAQLNFDPAAITVPADAPYDTIQEFIDYAKENPGEIRVGGSGTGAIWHLAAESFAKANGIDLKFVPFDGAAPSITSLLGGHIEAVSVSPGEVLTQVKAGKLKTLAVMSDERSKALPDVPTLKEEGVKSVNVGAWRGIIAPKDTPDDVVKELETAFLEAAESKEFKKFMDNNGLGIKTRSSEEFKEEMRGSNESFKELIQSLGIAK